The genomic DNA TCGTTTCGGTCAGCACACGACGCACATCGTCGACCATGGAATCCATCGAGAACTGCTTTGCCGAGAAGTTTACAGCGACCTGGATATCCTTATAGCCCATATCGACCCATTGCTTGGTCTGCTTACAAGCCATGCGCAAGATGAGCGCTCCCATCGGCACAATGAGGCCCGTTTCTTCGGCAATCGGGATAAATTCAGCCGGCGAGATAATGCCGCGTTCCGACTGGTTCCAGCGCACAAGCGCTTCAAAGCCCACAATCTTGTTGCCCGCCTGGATATCGACAATCGGCTGGTACATGAGTACAAATTCTTGCGCCTGGATAGCCCTGCGGATTTCGAATTCGAGTTTGTAAAGTTTCATCGCCTTTTCGCGAATGCCGCCGCTAAAGAACTGGATACCGCCATGGTTAATGCCCTTCTTCATATCGCGAAGGCTAGCGTTTGCATTGGCAAGAATATCCTCGACGCAATCCACATCTTGATTCACGACAATCGACATCGAAACGCTGATGTAAAGGTCCTTGCCTTCCAACGAAATCGGAGACTTAACTTTGTTATGAATATTACGTACAAGCGGAATCAAATCGTCATTCGGGTCTCGGCTCTGTATATTGTGCAAGATAACGGCAAACACATCAGGACCAATTCGAGCCACACAGTCATCCGGGCGAGCAATTGATTTTAAGCGGTCAGCAATCGTGCGAAGAACGTTATCGCCAATATTGATGGAGTAAGAAGCATTGATAGCACCAAAGCTATCGATATCCAAAAGAGCTACCGCAAAAACATAGTCCGGGCGCTTTGCCGCAATATCGACATCGGTTTTTAGCTTTTCGAGGAAATACTTGCGATTATAAACGCCTGTAAGCGCATCCTGATAAACGTAATTATAGCGTTCGCGTTCAGCAGACTTGGTATCAACCTGTTCCGTCAAAGAACCAATCACGCGAATCGGACGACCAGAGTCATTACTTTGAACGCGCCCACTAATCACGAGTTTTGCATTTTTCTTGGAGGCGTCAAGCAGAGTCAGGTTGCACGAGAAAGTTCCCAATGTCTGCAAAGCGGCATTCAGCTGTTCACGGAAGGCATTCCAGTCGCTTTCAATCACGCGCTTTTTCAAAGGTTCAAAGGAATCTTCTAGGCTTGCGCTATCGGTGGCAAGCAACTTGGCAACGCGATTGGACCAATAAACCTTCCCCGACGCCACATCGAACGTCCAAAATCCATCCGACGACACATCAATCATCATCTGGAACATTTCATCTTTTTCAAGGAGGTCCTTTTTCAGGTCGCGAATCGGTTCGACGACCTTAGGTTCCGGGATATCCACATCATTACGGATTTTCCGGCCATCCATCGGGAATTTATAGAACAAGGCGACATACGCCAAAAAAACTATCGCCAAAAAGTACGGTATAAAGTTATAGACGTGTTCTGTAAAGTTCAGAATATCTGGTATAGTTTCTGCAAACAAAAAACACGCTAATAATAGCGCAAAGCGCAACACTACATGTTCGTCAAAAAGTCTCATGTCAACCCAATCCTATTATTTACACCTAAAATAAGTAGAATATTTCAAAATAGAACATCCTGAAAGTTTTTCGTAATGATTTCTTTACTCCAACTCCAAGTATTCCAACTTGGAATAAACCTTATGTTAACAGATTTTTTCCATTCATATGTAATATATCATAAAAATTGCGAAAATATCTAAAAAAATGAAAAGTTTGTATCCAAATCGATTCAAAAAATTCAAAACGGGACAAAAAGCAACGTAAATCACCGTTTTCATAAAAAATTCTCTTACAATTATATGATATAAAAATGTTCACAGAGCATATTCTTGCGATGCGACAATCGAATCGGGATTTGTTTTGTTATATTAGGGGCATGGAATGGAACAAAGAACAGCTTAATGAACCGCGTTTAATCGATATCCCTATCGCTCACGACCAGCGAGGCAACTTGAGCGTTGTCGAAGGCGGCGAACTTGTCCCATTTGACATCAAGCGAGTGTATTACCTGTACGACGTTCCGGGCGGAACAACGCGCGGCGGACATGCGCACCGCAAGCTACGTCAATTGATTATCGCTGCAAGCGGTAGCTTTGACGTGATTCTGGACGACGGCAAAAAGCGTTCCAAGTATTCGCTGAACCGTTCCTACCACGGGCTTTACATTCCGACAATGCACTGGCGCGAAATCGAGAATTTCTCTTCGGGTGCAGTCTGCATGGTACTCGCATCGGAACACTATGACGAATCCGATTACATCTATGAGTATGAGGAATTTGTAAAAGAAGTAAATAGGGATTAGAGTTTAGTCAATAGTTATTGGTCAATGGTCATTAGAGATTTTCGATTACACGTATGCAAAACTAAAAACTATTGACTAAGGACCAACAACTAGTAACTCATTTCTCGTATCTAGCGTTCACACACGGGAGCGCACCAAACGATTCCTTGAATCGGTAAAGATTTTCGTTCAAATAAGCGCCGCCATTTTCTGTTGAAATTCCCCACGAGAACTTTTCACATCCAACTTGAGCCGCCTCACGCATCGCATTTACAAATAACGCTGTTGTGGCATTCGTTTCACGCCTGGAATCATCGGGTGCAAGGTACTGGAAATGGAAAGCCTTCGCTTGTTTGAAATTGAAAATCATCATCCCCGACAAATATTCGCCGTTCTGCCAAACGCCGCGGAATAAAACATCTTCTGGGAATCTCTGTTTGAGGTCGCGCAATTCCGCTAAAGAATGAACCGGTTTGGTATTGTAACGAGCTTTTGAAAGCACAAGGAAGTCGTAGAATTTTTCCATTTCGCTATCGGGAATTTCGCCGTATGTCAAATTCAATTTTTCAGCTTGTCTAAAATTATGGCGGCATTCGCGCTTGCAAATTTCAAGCGGATCAACACCTTTAACAAGCGGCGTGTAGCAGCTGAGTTCCGTATGGCGACTGTAGCCAGAGTGCTCAAGCGCATAATCCAACAAATCTGTCGATACTGTTGCAAAAATGCGAGAGGTCGGTTTTAGCTTGACACTTTTGAAATTTTGGACAATGTAATCATCAATGGCCTTGACGATTTCAAGAATCTTGTTGCCCGAATAAAAATCTTTGGAAATGACGGGACCACCAAAAGTCGAACCCTGATGCGACACGAATCTGCCATCGATGCTACAGCCAGGAACAACAGCAATAACAATACCACTTTTTTCCACAAAGAACGATGCATCTGCAAATCGTCCTTCAGGATGGTAGTTCAAGAACCGGCGCGTCTGCAAAAACGTTCCGTTCATGGAGTTTTCCATGACGAAACGGTCCCAGCGTAATTCCTGTTCGTGACTGTAGGGCAAAATTTCGTACATGTCCATCTCCGGCGTTACGCTACTTGGACTTCTTAGAGTTTTCGGCTTTCGGCGTTTCATCCTGTTCAGCGCTCTGCGCCGCTTGCTTTGCAGCCTTTTCTGCAGCATGTTCCAAACGAGCGGGCTTGCCTGCTAAATTACGGAGCAAACCGAACAAAGCTGAGAGTTCGTTACGTGTCGGGTGCA from Fibrobacter sp. UBA4297 includes the following:
- a CDS encoding sensor domain-containing protein, which produces MFAETIPDILNFTEHVYNFIPYFLAIVFLAYVALFYKFPMDGRKIRNDVDIPEPKVVEPIRDLKKDLLEKDEMFQMMIDVSSDGFWTFDVASGKVYWSNRVAKLLATDSASLEDSFEPLKKRVIESDWNAFREQLNAALQTLGTFSCNLTLLDASKKNAKLVISGRVQSNDSGRPIRVIGSLTEQVDTKSAERERYNYVYQDALTGVYNRKYFLEKLKTDVDIAAKRPDYVFAVALLDIDSFGAINASYSINIGDNVLRTIADRLKSIARPDDCVARIGPDVFAVILHNIQSRDPNDDLIPLVRNIHNKVKSPISLEGKDLYISVSMSIVVNQDVDCVEDILANANASLRDMKKGINHGGIQFFSGGIREKAMKLYKLEFEIRRAIQAQEFVLMYQPIVDIQAGNKIVGFEALVRWNQSERGIISPAEFIPIAEETGLIVPMGALILRMACKQTKQWVDMGYKDIQVAVNFSAKQFSMDSMVDDVRRVLTETNLNPRNLKLEITEYTAMCEADKTIEIMRALSNMGIQISIDDFGTGYSSLSYLKRYPVHTLKMDKYFVDHVADNEEDASFARMVIGIAKSLNLDLIAEGVETKEQLDFLYREGCHLIQGFYFSRPLNTDMALEYMKEHYNVPMQSSTFETEPEAVKA
- a CDS encoding sugar 3,4-ketoisomerase — encoded protein: MEWNKEQLNEPRLIDIPIAHDQRGNLSVVEGGELVPFDIKRVYYLYDVPGGTTRGGHAHRKLRQLIIAASGSFDVILDDGKKRSKYSLNRSYHGLYIPTMHWREIENFSSGAVCMVLASEHYDESDYIYEYEEFVKEVNRD
- a CDS encoding GNAT family N-acetyltransferase, which gives rise to MYEILPYSHEQELRWDRFVMENSMNGTFLQTRRFLNYHPEGRFADASFFVEKSGIVIAVVPGCSIDGRFVSHQGSTFGGPVISKDFYSGNKILEIVKAIDDYIVQNFKSVKLKPTSRIFATVSTDLLDYALEHSGYSRHTELSCYTPLVKGVDPLEICKRECRHNFRQAEKLNLTYGEIPDSEMEKFYDFLVLSKARYNTKPVHSLAELRDLKQRFPEDVLFRGVWQNGEYLSGMMIFNFKQAKAFHFQYLAPDDSRRETNATTALFVNAMREAAQVGCEKFSWGISTENGGAYLNENLYRFKESFGALPCVNARYEK